Proteins from one bacterium genomic window:
- a CDS encoding DegT/DnrJ/EryC1/StrS family aminotransferase has product MKVPLLDLSPISQDIHEDIMAKIEEVILSSHFILGPEVLKLENQLAELLQCEAVIGMSSGTDALLAALMALEVGQNDIVITTPYSFFATAGVIARLGGIPTFVDINPATFNLDPMRLEAWFHENKTLISKVKAIIPVNLYGQSADLEPILSIANEYGIPVIEDAAQSLGATYPTSDGRILMSGTLGTMGTFSFFPTKNLGAFGDAGAICTNDLSLRDRLRKLRVHGSEPKYFHSMLGGNFRIDALQAAVLRLKLPYLEKWNRLRKENARYYMEKMRNLPLCLPVMQHGLEHHIFHQFVVTAGDSRDDLRTFLKEREIGTEVYYPCPFHLQECFSYLGLQKGAFPESEKAANQSLALPVYPGITQEQLEYVVMSIHQFYER; this is encoded by the coding sequence TTGAAAGTACCTCTTCTCGACCTATCTCCTATATCTCAAGATATACATGAGGATATCATGGCCAAGATAGAGGAAGTAATTTTATCCTCACACTTCATTCTTGGGCCAGAGGTCTTAAAGCTTGAGAATCAATTAGCTGAGCTCTTACAATGCGAAGCTGTAATCGGGATGTCCTCTGGAACAGATGCATTACTCGCTGCTCTGATGGCTCTTGAGGTGGGTCAGAATGATATTGTCATAACCACTCCATATTCTTTCTTTGCTACAGCTGGGGTTATTGCTCGACTCGGCGGTATTCCGACTTTTGTTGACATCAATCCTGCTACTTTCAATTTAGATCCAATGAGGCTCGAAGCATGGTTCCATGAGAATAAGACTCTTATTTCCAAGGTAAAGGCTATCATTCCAGTCAATCTTTATGGTCAAAGTGCCGATCTGGAGCCCATTTTATCCATTGCAAACGAATATGGGATACCAGTTATTGAAGATGCCGCCCAGTCTTTAGGAGCTACATATCCAACGTCGGATGGGAGAATTCTAATGTCAGGCACCTTGGGGACCATGGGAACATTTTCTTTCTTTCCGACAAAAAATCTGGGGGCATTTGGAGATGCTGGAGCTATTTGCACAAATGACTTGTCTTTAAGGGATAGACTTCGAAAACTTAGGGTGCACGGCTCGGAACCTAAGTATTTTCACTCGATGCTAGGTGGAAACTTTCGGATTGACGCTCTTCAGGCCGCCGTATTGCGCCTAAAACTTCCATACTTAGAAAAATGGAACCGATTACGAAAAGAGAATGCACGCTATTACATGGAAAAGATGCGCAACCTGCCCCTTTGCCTTCCTGTTATGCAACATGGATTAGAGCACCATATTTTCCATCAATTTGTGGTAACGGCCGGTGACTCTCGAGACGACTTGAGGACGTTTCTGAAAGAACGAGAGATAGGAACTGAAGTCTATTATCCTTGCCCCTTTCACCTACAAGAGTGCTTCTCCTATCTTGGATTGCAAAAAGGAGCCTTTCCGGAGAGCGAGAAAGCAGCCAATCAGTCACTGGCTCTTCCAGTATATCCTGGAATTACCCAGGAACAACTTGAATATGTAGTAATGTCTATACATCAGTTTTACGAACGGTAA
- a CDS encoding DegT/DnrJ/EryC1/StrS family aminotransferase — MAKQIQIGQVDFDTAEEHAVLDVLRSGWIVQGPQVKNFEQKFGSFIGSRYCTAVSSCSTGLQTCLWALRVKPGDEILVPAYSWVATAHVVELCGAKPVFCDINLSTFNIDPEELSKRITKKTVGIIPVHLFGLCADMNRIMHFAESEGLWVLEDAACGLGASCNGAQAGTFGRAACFSFHPRKSITTGEGGMISTDDEMTDRLAKRMRSHGMIPPSEQTNMSPHVIGDCDEPGQNYRMTDIQAAIGQVQLEKFPDMRSRRIKVAKNYARLLSGCDWLILPSSPDGFEHAYQAYVILLNRDSFSGKSFDELHERRNRCLEFLHTKGVQCRPGTQGLPLLSYYKNKYSLSQSSYSNSAYADRCSIALPMHSRLSVEDIEYVSQVIHEEFELE, encoded by the coding sequence ATGGCAAAACAGATTCAGATTGGTCAAGTAGACTTTGATACTGCCGAAGAACATGCGGTCCTAGACGTCCTACGCTCTGGCTGGATCGTACAAGGTCCACAAGTTAAGAACTTTGAGCAAAAATTTGGAAGCTTTATCGGCTCTCGCTATTGTACAGCAGTTTCTTCCTGCTCTACTGGGCTTCAGACATGCCTATGGGCTCTGCGCGTAAAACCAGGGGATGAGATATTGGTGCCAGCATATTCTTGGGTCGCTACTGCTCATGTCGTTGAGCTTTGCGGTGCTAAGCCAGTTTTTTGTGATATTAACTTATCAACCTTTAACATTGACCCAGAAGAGCTCTCAAAGCGGATAACGAAAAAAACTGTGGGCATCATTCCCGTGCATCTCTTTGGGCTCTGTGCCGATATGAATAGAATCATGCACTTTGCAGAATCGGAGGGGCTCTGGGTTCTTGAAGATGCTGCGTGTGGCTTGGGTGCATCATGTAACGGTGCGCAAGCTGGCACGTTCGGTAGGGCTGCATGCTTTAGCTTCCACCCCAGAAAATCAATCACAACCGGTGAAGGGGGCATGATCTCTACCGATGACGAGATGACGGACAGGCTTGCGAAACGCATGCGCTCGCATGGAATGATCCCACCTTCCGAACAAACAAACATGTCACCTCATGTAATTGGTGATTGTGACGAACCCGGTCAAAATTATCGAATGACCGATATCCAGGCTGCTATTGGACAAGTCCAACTCGAAAAATTCCCCGATATGAGAAGTAGACGAATCAAAGTAGCGAAAAACTACGCCCGCCTGCTTTCTGGATGTGATTGGCTGATACTTCCATCCTCGCCGGATGGCTTCGAGCATGCATACCAAGCATATGTAATCTTATTGAATCGGGACTCCTTCTCAGGAAAATCCTTCGATGAATTACATGAGAGAAGAAATAGATGTCTCGAATTCCTTCATACAAAAGGTGTTCAATGTCGTCCAGGAACGCAAGGACTTCCACTACTCAGTTACTACAAAAATAAGTATAGTCTTTCGCAATCAAGTTATTCGAATTCGGCCTACGCGGATCGTTGTAGTATCGCCCTCCCCATGCATTCGAGACTATCTGTCGAAGATATCGAGTACGTATCACAGGTAATCCATGAAGAATTTGAGCTCGAGTAG
- a CDS encoding radical SAM protein, with translation MKEFGFMEKEHEDFPPIVHVETTNVCNLRCIHCPHNDIYAAVPDYSPEYMPMELWKTIVDEVSQFNGALRITPDGEPMLKNFVEQVDYALTKGVNTFTFNTHGMFLEKQNLEVLLQPTETKVVVEVSLDGFFKQTYEGIRLRGDYNRILGNIFKFIRERDRRKRDNVKLMVSIVQQPEVDDEELYLFDKFWSQIVDKVIIRNYVDTKGLTPKKDIDSREIETRWPCLVVFTRMVVTYDGRVRFCPDDWQKSTSMGKIDGENSLQRIWQSSEFKALRQSHLDGSFAHPTCKSCTDWKVIRWGKDYTTALEKVFNDNAKQNDSKLNILNNNVDTYRWTPDLDMKS, from the coding sequence ATGAAAGAATTTGGATTCATGGAAAAGGAACATGAAGACTTTCCACCGATCGTACATGTGGAGACTACAAATGTTTGTAACTTAAGGTGCATCCACTGTCCCCATAATGACATCTATGCGGCAGTTCCAGACTACAGCCCTGAATATATGCCTATGGAGCTTTGGAAGACTATCGTGGATGAAGTCTCGCAGTTCAATGGTGCATTGAGAATCACTCCAGACGGAGAGCCCATGCTCAAAAATTTCGTTGAGCAAGTTGACTATGCTCTGACGAAAGGGGTAAACACCTTCACCTTCAATACGCATGGCATGTTCTTAGAGAAGCAAAATCTAGAAGTTTTACTGCAACCCACCGAAACAAAAGTTGTGGTTGAGGTAAGTCTTGATGGTTTTTTCAAGCAAACATATGAAGGAATTCGATTGCGTGGTGACTACAATCGAATTCTTGGTAACATTTTCAAATTCATTCGTGAACGTGACAGGCGAAAGCGTGACAACGTAAAACTCATGGTAAGTATAGTTCAGCAACCAGAGGTTGATGATGAAGAACTTTACCTATTTGACAAATTTTGGTCACAGATTGTAGATAAGGTCATCATCCGAAACTATGTGGACACAAAAGGCCTCACTCCCAAAAAAGATATAGATTCTAGAGAGATAGAAACTCGTTGGCCTTGCCTCGTGGTTTTCACCCGTATGGTTGTCACGTATGATGGTCGAGTAAGGTTTTGTCCAGATGACTGGCAGAAAAGCACTTCAATGGGGAAAATTGATGGAGAGAATTCCCTGCAAAGGATTTGGCAGTCTTCAGAATTTAAAGCGCTACGACAGAGCCATCTTGATGGCTCCTTTGCGCATCCGACGTGCAAGTCATGTACAGACTGGAAAGTCATTCGCTGGGGCAAGGACTACACAACCGCACTTGAAAAAGTGTTCAATGATAATGCCAAGCAGAATGACTCAAAGCTAAATATTTTGAATAACAACGTGGACACCTATAGGTGGACACCAGATTTAGATATGAAGAGCTAG
- a CDS encoding GNAT family N-acetyltransferase → MPSKVSIIDLSKVEEYEQALKDIGGNLVQHQGEWCKIIERSSEDEAILFIAYNSVGKAMGAMPAFQCRGTLGSVLTSSPLPGGYGGMIVNSDYNLEAHKALSAAYIAEAKRRDCILATITTSPIMGDNQATQEFFKADFTLKNHYQHLPLCEKYLETLPSKKRSNIRRRLRIARDAKLRTECMQNPSIFSEWFQIHSQRMNEIGASPLERKFAESLFNTLFPADLGFLQAVYHQDLLIGGILVVGLPPVFDVFMISFNSKFFSAQPASFAANAVIDECTKRGGKFLNWQSSSSEDSGVFQFKKDWGCTCGYHYYLSKKIGNIDSLISCAPEEIRSVYPSRFIIPFEELQNVSKHEEAII, encoded by the coding sequence ATGCCATCTAAAGTTTCCATCATAGATCTTTCCAAGGTCGAGGAATACGAGCAAGCTTTGAAGGATATTGGTGGCAACCTCGTACAGCATCAAGGCGAGTGGTGTAAGATCATTGAAAGAAGCAGCGAAGATGAAGCAATTTTATTTATTGCCTACAATTCGGTTGGCAAAGCTATGGGCGCCATGCCAGCATTTCAGTGTCGCGGCACCCTGGGCAGCGTACTGACCTCAAGCCCCCTTCCTGGGGGATACGGTGGAATGATTGTGAACTCAGATTACAACCTTGAAGCGCATAAAGCTCTATCTGCTGCGTATATTGCTGAGGCAAAAAGAAGAGACTGCATACTTGCCACTATTACAACGAGTCCAATCATGGGAGATAACCAAGCAACTCAAGAGTTTTTCAAAGCTGACTTTACTCTCAAAAACCACTATCAGCATCTTCCTCTTTGCGAAAAATACTTGGAGACTCTCCCTAGCAAGAAAAGGTCGAATATTCGTCGCCGGTTAAGAATTGCCAGAGATGCGAAACTTCGGACCGAATGCATGCAAAATCCTTCTATCTTTAGTGAATGGTTTCAGATTCATTCCCAACGAATGAACGAGATTGGTGCGAGCCCTCTCGAAAGAAAATTTGCGGAATCCCTATTCAACACACTTTTCCCAGCAGATCTGGGCTTCCTGCAGGCAGTCTACCATCAGGACTTACTCATTGGCGGCATCTTAGTAGTAGGCCTACCGCCTGTCTTTGATGTTTTCATGATCAGCTTTAACAGCAAGTTTTTTTCTGCACAACCTGCAAGCTTTGCGGCAAATGCCGTGATTGACGAGTGCACAAAACGTGGAGGCAAATTTTTGAATTGGCAATCTAGCTCATCCGAAGACTCTGGTGTCTTCCAGTTTAAGAAAGATTGGGGATGTACGTGCGGTTATCACTACTATCTGAGTAAAAAGATTGGCAATATCGATAGCCTTATATCCTGCGCTCCAGAAGAAATTCGAAGTGTTTATCCATCAAGATTTATTATACCATTTGAAGAACTACAGAATGTATCAAAACATGAAGAGGCAATCATATGA
- a CDS encoding NAD-dependent epimerase/dehydratase family protein, which translates to MEFENKKVFITGGAGFIGSTLAGRLLDNNQVTIFDNFSRNSLATRPFHDHKNLSIIKGDILDLPALTTAAKGADYIVHCAAIAGIDTVVQSPINTMRVNMLGSANILEVAATMDNLERIVCFSTSEVFGQYAFRCSEEDSTTTGKTGEARWTYAVSKLAEEHLAIAYHNEKGLPASVVRPFNVYGPGQVGEGALSIFVQRAIQDKSLEVHGDGTQIRAWCYVDDMIDGVLLTLTHPRAIGESFNIGNQRAVTTIYGLANTVVRVLNSKSSVNFSQKEYADVELRIPILDKAKDYLGFEANVDLEDGILKTAEYYRRVINEACLTTDDGIHAI; encoded by the coding sequence ATGGAATTTGAAAATAAAAAAGTCTTTATTACAGGGGGAGCTGGATTTATCGGCTCAACTTTAGCGGGACGACTTTTAGACAATAATCAAGTAACCATTTTTGATAACTTCTCTCGCAATTCTCTAGCAACACGCCCTTTTCATGATCACAAGAATCTGTCCATCATCAAAGGTGATATCTTAGACCTCCCTGCTTTGACCACCGCCGCTAAAGGAGCCGACTATATAGTCCATTGTGCTGCCATAGCTGGAATAGATACGGTGGTGCAAAGCCCTATTAACACGATGCGTGTGAACATGCTGGGCTCTGCAAATATCTTAGAGGTTGCGGCCACTATGGATAACCTCGAAAGAATCGTATGCTTCTCAACCAGTGAAGTATTTGGTCAATATGCTTTCCGTTGTAGTGAAGAAGATAGCACCACGACTGGCAAAACGGGCGAGGCCAGATGGACATATGCGGTTTCTAAATTAGCCGAAGAACATTTAGCAATCGCTTATCATAATGAAAAAGGTCTCCCAGCTTCTGTGGTGCGCCCATTCAATGTATATGGCCCAGGACAAGTTGGCGAAGGGGCGCTCAGTATTTTCGTTCAACGAGCGATACAAGACAAATCCCTAGAGGTACATGGAGATGGAACACAGATTCGCGCTTGGTGTTATGTTGACGATATGATCGATGGCGTCCTTCTTACTCTCACTCATCCGCGTGCCATCGGTGAGTCCTTTAACATTGGCAATCAGAGAGCGGTGACCACAATTTATGGCCTCGCAAATACGGTTGTTCGGGTTCTCAATTCCAAGTCCAGCGTAAATTTTTCGCAAAAGGAATATGCAGACGTAGAGTTGCGTATCCCGATCTTAGATAAAGCCAAAGATTATCTGGGCTTCGAAGCCAATGTCGACTTGGAAGATGGCATTCTCAAAACAGCTGAGTACTATCGGCGAGTTATTAATGAAGCTTGTCTAACAACTGACGACGGAATCCATGCCATCTAA